The following are encoded together in the Mustela nigripes isolate SB6536 chromosome 11, MUSNIG.SB6536, whole genome shotgun sequence genome:
- the POLR3E gene encoding DNA-directed RNA polymerase III subunit RPC5 isoform X2, with protein sequence MANEEDDPVVQEIDVYLAKSLAEKLYLFQYPVRPASMTYDDIPHLSAKIKPKQQKVELEMAIDTLNPNYCRSKGEQIALNVDGACADESSTYSSKLMDKQTFCSSQSTSNTARYAAALYRQGELHLTPLHGILQLRPSFSYLDKADAKHREREAANEGDSSQDEAEEDVKQITVRFSRPESEQARQRRVQSYEFLQKKHAEEPWVHLHYYGLRDSRSEHERQYLLCQGSSGVENTELVKSPSEYLMMLMPPSPEEEKDKPVAPSNVLSMAQLRTLPLADQIKILMKNVKVMPFANLMSLLGPSIDSVAVLRGIQKVAMLVQGNWVVKSDILYPKDSSSPHSGVPAEVLCRGRDFVMWKFTQSRWVVRKEVAAVTKLCTEDVKDFLEHMAVVRINKGWEFLLPYDGEFIRKHPDVVQRQHMLWTGIQAKLEKVYNLVKESLPKKSDGQSGPAALLSGDQRVQVAKSKAQQKHALLERELQRRKEQLRAPAGLPGVRIKEEPVSEEGEDEEDREADEDQEPMDTSLTSLGGGLHNRLANGLPSGRAAGGDSFNGHPPPGCASAPVAQELRAFVEATFQRQFVLTLSELKRLFNLHLASLPPGHTLFSGISDRMLQDTVLAAGCKQILVPFPPQTAASPDEQKVFALWESGDMSDQHRQVLLEIFSKNYRVRRNMIQSRLTQECGEDLSKQEVDKVLKDCCVSCGGMWYLKGTVQS encoded by the exons ATGGCCAATGAAGAGGATGACCCAGTCGTACAGGAG ATCGATGTGTACTTGGCCAAAAGTCTGGCAGAGAAGCTCTATCTGTTTCAG taCCCTGTGCGTCCGGCCTCGATGACCTACGATGACATTCCACACCTTTCAGCCAAGATCAAGCCCAAGCAGCAGAAG GTAGAGCTTGAGATGGCCATCGACACCCTGAACCCCAACTATTGCCGCAGCAAAGGGGAGCAGATTGCGCTCAACGTGGACGGCGCCTGTGCAGATGAGAGCAGCACTTACTCCTC GAAGCTGATGGACAAGCAGACGTTCTGCTCCTCCCAGAGCACCAGTAACACAGCCCGATACGCTGCCGCACTCTACAGGCAAG GTGAGCTGCACCTGACGCCTCTCCATGGCATTCTGCAGCTGCGGCCAAGCTTCTCCTACCTGGATAAGGCGGACGCCAAGCACCGGGAGAGGGAGGCGGCCAATGAGG GAGACTCTTCGCAGGATGAGGCGGAAGAAGACGTGAAGCAGATCACG GTGCGGTTCTCCCGTCCGGAGTCGGAGCAGGCCCGCCAGCGCCGCGTGCAGTCCTACGAGTTCCTGCAGAAGAAGCACGCTGAGGAGCCGTGGGTGCATCTGCACTACTACGGCCTGAGG GACAGCCGCTCTGAGCACGAGCGCCAGTACCTGCTGTGCCAGGGTTCCAGCGGGGTCGAGAACACAGAGCTCGTCAAGTCACCCAG CGAATACCTCATGATGCTGATGCCCCCCAGCCCGGAGGAGGAGAA AGACAAACCCGTGGCCCCCAGCAACGTCCTGTCCATGGCCCAGCTGCGCACCTTGCCCCTGGCTGACCAGATCAAGATCCTGATGAAGAATG TGAAGGTCATGCCTTTTGCCAACTTGATGAGCCTCCTCGGCCCCTCCATCGACTCTGTGGCTGTTCTGCGTGGCATCCAGAAGGTGGCGATGTTAGTCCAAGGAAACTGGGTTGTGAAGAG CGACATCCTGTACCCCAAGGACTCCTCCAGCCCTCACAGTGGTGTGCCTGCTGAGGTGCTCTGCCGCGGTCGCGACTTTGTT atgtGGAAGTTCACGCAGAGCCGGTGGGTGGTGAGGAAGGAGGTGGCAGCAGTGACTAAG CTCTGCACGGAGGACGTGAAGGACTTCCTGGAGCACATGGCCGTGGTGAGGATCAACAAGGGCTGGGAGTTCCTACTGCCTTACGACGGGGAGTTCATCAGGAAACATCCAGATGTGGTCCAGCGGCAGCACATGCTGTGGACGGGCATCCAGGCCAA attagaAAAAGTGTATAATCTTGTGAAGGAAAGCTTGCCAAAGAAGTCAGATGGACAATCAG GACCTGCTGCGCTGCTGTCCGGGGACCAGCGGGTCCAAGTGGCCAAAAGCAAGGCCCAGCAGAAGCACGCCCTGCTGGAGCGGGAGCTGCAGCGGAGGAAGGAGCAGCTGCGGGCGCCCGCGGGCCTGCCCGGCGTGCGCATCAAGGAGGAGCCCGTGAGTGAGGAGGGCGAGGACGAGGAAGATCGAGAGGCAGACGAAGACCAGGAGCCCATGGACACCTCTCTCACCTCTCTCGGTGGCGGCCTCCACAACAGGCTGGCCAACGGGCTGCCGAGCGGGCGGGCGGCCGGCGGGGACAGCTTCAACGGGCACCCGCCGCCGGGCTGCGCCAGCGCCCCGGTGGCCCAGGAACTGAGGGCCTTCGTGGAGGCCACCTTCCAGAGACAGTTCGTGCTCACGCTGAGTGAACTCAAGCGCCTCTTCAACCTGCATTTGGCCAGCCTGCCGCCTGGCCACACGCTGTTCAGCGGCATCTCGGACCGCATGCTGCAGGACACGGTGCTGGCCGCCGGCTGCAAGCAGATACTGGTGCCT TTTCCCCCCCAGACTGCTGCGTCCCCCGACGAGCAGAAGGTGTTCGCCCTCTGGGAGTCTGGAGACATGAGCGACCAG CACCGACAGGTTTTGCTtgaaatcttttccaaaaattaCCGGGTCCGCCGGAACATGATCCAGTCTCGGCTGACCCAGGAGTGCGGAGAGGACCTGAGCAAGCAGGAGGTGGATAAAGTGCTAAAG GACTGCTGTGTGAGCTGTGGCGGCATGTGGTACCTTAAAGGGACAGTACAGTCTTGA
- the POLR3E gene encoding DNA-directed RNA polymerase III subunit RPC5 isoform X1, giving the protein MANEEDDPVVQEIDVYLAKSLAEKLYLFQYPVRPASMTYDDIPHLSAKIKPKQQKVELEMAIDTLNPNYCRSKGEQIALNVDGACADESSTYSSKLMDKQTFCSSQSTSNTARYAAALYRQGELHLTPLHGILQLRPSFSYLDKADAKHREREAANEAGDSSQDEAEEDVKQITVRFSRPESEQARQRRVQSYEFLQKKHAEEPWVHLHYYGLRDSRSEHERQYLLCQGSSGVENTELVKSPSEYLMMLMPPSPEEEKDKPVAPSNVLSMAQLRTLPLADQIKILMKNVKVMPFANLMSLLGPSIDSVAVLRGIQKVAMLVQGNWVVKSDILYPKDSSSPHSGVPAEVLCRGRDFVMWKFTQSRWVVRKEVAAVTKLCTEDVKDFLEHMAVVRINKGWEFLLPYDGEFIRKHPDVVQRQHMLWTGIQAKLEKVYNLVKESLPKKSDGQSGPAALLSGDQRVQVAKSKAQQKHALLERELQRRKEQLRAPAGLPGVRIKEEPVSEEGEDEEDREADEDQEPMDTSLTSLGGGLHNRLANGLPSGRAAGGDSFNGHPPPGCASAPVAQELRAFVEATFQRQFVLTLSELKRLFNLHLASLPPGHTLFSGISDRMLQDTVLAAGCKQILVPFPPQTAASPDEQKVFALWESGDMSDQHRQVLLEIFSKNYRVRRNMIQSRLTQECGEDLSKQEVDKVLKDCCVSCGGMWYLKGTVQS; this is encoded by the exons ATGGCCAATGAAGAGGATGACCCAGTCGTACAGGAG ATCGATGTGTACTTGGCCAAAAGTCTGGCAGAGAAGCTCTATCTGTTTCAG taCCCTGTGCGTCCGGCCTCGATGACCTACGATGACATTCCACACCTTTCAGCCAAGATCAAGCCCAAGCAGCAGAAG GTAGAGCTTGAGATGGCCATCGACACCCTGAACCCCAACTATTGCCGCAGCAAAGGGGAGCAGATTGCGCTCAACGTGGACGGCGCCTGTGCAGATGAGAGCAGCACTTACTCCTC GAAGCTGATGGACAAGCAGACGTTCTGCTCCTCCCAGAGCACCAGTAACACAGCCCGATACGCTGCCGCACTCTACAGGCAAG GTGAGCTGCACCTGACGCCTCTCCATGGCATTCTGCAGCTGCGGCCAAGCTTCTCCTACCTGGATAAGGCGGACGCCAAGCACCGGGAGAGGGAGGCGGCCAATGAGG CAGGAGACTCTTCGCAGGATGAGGCGGAAGAAGACGTGAAGCAGATCACG GTGCGGTTCTCCCGTCCGGAGTCGGAGCAGGCCCGCCAGCGCCGCGTGCAGTCCTACGAGTTCCTGCAGAAGAAGCACGCTGAGGAGCCGTGGGTGCATCTGCACTACTACGGCCTGAGG GACAGCCGCTCTGAGCACGAGCGCCAGTACCTGCTGTGCCAGGGTTCCAGCGGGGTCGAGAACACAGAGCTCGTCAAGTCACCCAG CGAATACCTCATGATGCTGATGCCCCCCAGCCCGGAGGAGGAGAA AGACAAACCCGTGGCCCCCAGCAACGTCCTGTCCATGGCCCAGCTGCGCACCTTGCCCCTGGCTGACCAGATCAAGATCCTGATGAAGAATG TGAAGGTCATGCCTTTTGCCAACTTGATGAGCCTCCTCGGCCCCTCCATCGACTCTGTGGCTGTTCTGCGTGGCATCCAGAAGGTGGCGATGTTAGTCCAAGGAAACTGGGTTGTGAAGAG CGACATCCTGTACCCCAAGGACTCCTCCAGCCCTCACAGTGGTGTGCCTGCTGAGGTGCTCTGCCGCGGTCGCGACTTTGTT atgtGGAAGTTCACGCAGAGCCGGTGGGTGGTGAGGAAGGAGGTGGCAGCAGTGACTAAG CTCTGCACGGAGGACGTGAAGGACTTCCTGGAGCACATGGCCGTGGTGAGGATCAACAAGGGCTGGGAGTTCCTACTGCCTTACGACGGGGAGTTCATCAGGAAACATCCAGATGTGGTCCAGCGGCAGCACATGCTGTGGACGGGCATCCAGGCCAA attagaAAAAGTGTATAATCTTGTGAAGGAAAGCTTGCCAAAGAAGTCAGATGGACAATCAG GACCTGCTGCGCTGCTGTCCGGGGACCAGCGGGTCCAAGTGGCCAAAAGCAAGGCCCAGCAGAAGCACGCCCTGCTGGAGCGGGAGCTGCAGCGGAGGAAGGAGCAGCTGCGGGCGCCCGCGGGCCTGCCCGGCGTGCGCATCAAGGAGGAGCCCGTGAGTGAGGAGGGCGAGGACGAGGAAGATCGAGAGGCAGACGAAGACCAGGAGCCCATGGACACCTCTCTCACCTCTCTCGGTGGCGGCCTCCACAACAGGCTGGCCAACGGGCTGCCGAGCGGGCGGGCGGCCGGCGGGGACAGCTTCAACGGGCACCCGCCGCCGGGCTGCGCCAGCGCCCCGGTGGCCCAGGAACTGAGGGCCTTCGTGGAGGCCACCTTCCAGAGACAGTTCGTGCTCACGCTGAGTGAACTCAAGCGCCTCTTCAACCTGCATTTGGCCAGCCTGCCGCCTGGCCACACGCTGTTCAGCGGCATCTCGGACCGCATGCTGCAGGACACGGTGCTGGCCGCCGGCTGCAAGCAGATACTGGTGCCT TTTCCCCCCCAGACTGCTGCGTCCCCCGACGAGCAGAAGGTGTTCGCCCTCTGGGAGTCTGGAGACATGAGCGACCAG CACCGACAGGTTTTGCTtgaaatcttttccaaaaattaCCGGGTCCGCCGGAACATGATCCAGTCTCGGCTGACCCAGGAGTGCGGAGAGGACCTGAGCAAGCAGGAGGTGGATAAAGTGCTAAAG GACTGCTGTGTGAGCTGTGGCGGCATGTGGTACCTTAAAGGGACAGTACAGTCTTGA
- the POLR3E gene encoding DNA-directed RNA polymerase III subunit RPC5 isoform X3 encodes MTFHTFQPRSSPSSRSKGEQIALNVDGACADESSTYSSKLMDKQTFCSSQSTSNTARYAAALYRQGELHLTPLHGILQLRPSFSYLDKADAKHREREAANEAGDSSQDEAEEDVKQITVRFSRPESEQARQRRVQSYEFLQKKHAEEPWVHLHYYGLRDSRSEHERQYLLCQGSSGVENTELVKSPSEYLMMLMPPSPEEEKDKPVAPSNVLSMAQLRTLPLADQIKILMKNVKVMPFANLMSLLGPSIDSVAVLRGIQKVAMLVQGNWVVKSDILYPKDSSSPHSGVPAEVLCRGRDFVMWKFTQSRWVVRKEVAAVTKLCTEDVKDFLEHMAVVRINKGWEFLLPYDGEFIRKHPDVVQRQHMLWTGIQAKLEKVYNLVKESLPKKSDGQSGPAALLSGDQRVQVAKSKAQQKHALLERELQRRKEQLRAPAGLPGVRIKEEPVSEEGEDEEDREADEDQEPMDTSLTSLGGGLHNRLANGLPSGRAAGGDSFNGHPPPGCASAPVAQELRAFVEATFQRQFVLTLSELKRLFNLHLASLPPGHTLFSGISDRMLQDTVLAAGCKQILVPFPPQTAASPDEQKVFALWESGDMSDQHRQVLLEIFSKNYRVRRNMIQSRLTQECGEDLSKQEVDKVLKDCCVSCGGMWYLKGTVQS; translated from the exons ATGACATTCCACACCTTTCAGCCAAGATCAAGCCCAAGCAGCAGAAG CAAAGGGGAGCAGATTGCGCTCAACGTGGACGGCGCCTGTGCAGATGAGAGCAGCACTTACTCCTC GAAGCTGATGGACAAGCAGACGTTCTGCTCCTCCCAGAGCACCAGTAACACAGCCCGATACGCTGCCGCACTCTACAGGCAAG GTGAGCTGCACCTGACGCCTCTCCATGGCATTCTGCAGCTGCGGCCAAGCTTCTCCTACCTGGATAAGGCGGACGCCAAGCACCGGGAGAGGGAGGCGGCCAATGAGG CAGGAGACTCTTCGCAGGATGAGGCGGAAGAAGACGTGAAGCAGATCACG GTGCGGTTCTCCCGTCCGGAGTCGGAGCAGGCCCGCCAGCGCCGCGTGCAGTCCTACGAGTTCCTGCAGAAGAAGCACGCTGAGGAGCCGTGGGTGCATCTGCACTACTACGGCCTGAGG GACAGCCGCTCTGAGCACGAGCGCCAGTACCTGCTGTGCCAGGGTTCCAGCGGGGTCGAGAACACAGAGCTCGTCAAGTCACCCAG CGAATACCTCATGATGCTGATGCCCCCCAGCCCGGAGGAGGAGAA AGACAAACCCGTGGCCCCCAGCAACGTCCTGTCCATGGCCCAGCTGCGCACCTTGCCCCTGGCTGACCAGATCAAGATCCTGATGAAGAATG TGAAGGTCATGCCTTTTGCCAACTTGATGAGCCTCCTCGGCCCCTCCATCGACTCTGTGGCTGTTCTGCGTGGCATCCAGAAGGTGGCGATGTTAGTCCAAGGAAACTGGGTTGTGAAGAG CGACATCCTGTACCCCAAGGACTCCTCCAGCCCTCACAGTGGTGTGCCTGCTGAGGTGCTCTGCCGCGGTCGCGACTTTGTT atgtGGAAGTTCACGCAGAGCCGGTGGGTGGTGAGGAAGGAGGTGGCAGCAGTGACTAAG CTCTGCACGGAGGACGTGAAGGACTTCCTGGAGCACATGGCCGTGGTGAGGATCAACAAGGGCTGGGAGTTCCTACTGCCTTACGACGGGGAGTTCATCAGGAAACATCCAGATGTGGTCCAGCGGCAGCACATGCTGTGGACGGGCATCCAGGCCAA attagaAAAAGTGTATAATCTTGTGAAGGAAAGCTTGCCAAAGAAGTCAGATGGACAATCAG GACCTGCTGCGCTGCTGTCCGGGGACCAGCGGGTCCAAGTGGCCAAAAGCAAGGCCCAGCAGAAGCACGCCCTGCTGGAGCGGGAGCTGCAGCGGAGGAAGGAGCAGCTGCGGGCGCCCGCGGGCCTGCCCGGCGTGCGCATCAAGGAGGAGCCCGTGAGTGAGGAGGGCGAGGACGAGGAAGATCGAGAGGCAGACGAAGACCAGGAGCCCATGGACACCTCTCTCACCTCTCTCGGTGGCGGCCTCCACAACAGGCTGGCCAACGGGCTGCCGAGCGGGCGGGCGGCCGGCGGGGACAGCTTCAACGGGCACCCGCCGCCGGGCTGCGCCAGCGCCCCGGTGGCCCAGGAACTGAGGGCCTTCGTGGAGGCCACCTTCCAGAGACAGTTCGTGCTCACGCTGAGTGAACTCAAGCGCCTCTTCAACCTGCATTTGGCCAGCCTGCCGCCTGGCCACACGCTGTTCAGCGGCATCTCGGACCGCATGCTGCAGGACACGGTGCTGGCCGCCGGCTGCAAGCAGATACTGGTGCCT TTTCCCCCCCAGACTGCTGCGTCCCCCGACGAGCAGAAGGTGTTCGCCCTCTGGGAGTCTGGAGACATGAGCGACCAG CACCGACAGGTTTTGCTtgaaatcttttccaaaaattaCCGGGTCCGCCGGAACATGATCCAGTCTCGGCTGACCCAGGAGTGCGGAGAGGACCTGAGCAAGCAGGAGGTGGATAAAGTGCTAAAG GACTGCTGTGTGAGCTGTGGCGGCATGTGGTACCTTAAAGGGACAGTACAGTCTTGA